In Flavobacteriales bacterium, one genomic interval encodes:
- a CDS encoding fasciclin domain-containing protein, with amino-acid sequence MKHVVLTAALVAAFASPVLAQKTKMVGGAEMYPSKNIIENAVNSKDHTTLVAAVKAADLVETLSSEGPFTLFAPTNAAFDALPAGTVEGLLKPEAKKQLQGVLTYHVLAGKFDSKAVAEAIKKGGGKASMKTVAGGELMFSMKGSDLIVMDASGNSAKVTIADVYQSNGVIHVIDAVLLPKM; translated from the coding sequence ATGAAACACGTAGTGCTAACAGCTGCTCTTGTAGCAGCATTCGCAAGCCCAGTACTTGCACAGAAAACGAAGATGGTAGGTGGTGCAGAAATGTATCCTAGCAAGAACATCATTGAAAATGCAGTGAACAGCAAGGACCATACGACACTGGTAGCTGCCGTTAAAGCTGCTGATCTGGTGGAAACCCTTTCCAGTGAAGGACCCTTCACCTTATTCGCACCGACCAACGCAGCATTCGATGCCCTACCTGCTGGTACCGTAGAAGGTCTTCTAAAGCCAGAAGCTAAGAAGCAATTGCAAGGCGTATTGACCTACCATGTATTGGCCGGTAAGTTCGACAGCAAAGCCGTTGCTGAAGCGATCAAGAAAGGCGGTGGAAAAGCAAGCATGAAAACTGTAGCCGGTGGCGAACTGATGTTCAGCATGAAAGGCAGTGACCTGATCGTGATGGACGCAAGCGGTAACAGCGCAAAGGTGACGATCGCCGATGTGTACCAGAGCAACGGTGTGATCCACGTGATCGACGCCGTGTTGCTTCCGAAGATGTGA
- a CDS encoding fasciclin domain-containing protein: MKHIVLTAALLAAFASPVLAQKTKMVGGAEMYPTKNIIENAVNSKDHTTLVAAVKAADLVETLSSEGPFTVIAPTNAAFDALPAGNVEGLLKPEAKAQLQGVLTYHVLAGTFDSKAVAEAIKKGGGKASMKTVAGGELMLSMKGSDLIAMDASGNSAKVTIADVYQSNRVIHVIDAVLLPKM, from the coding sequence ATGAAACACATAGTGTTAACAGCTGCTTTACTAGCAGCATTCGCAAGCCCGGTACTTGCACAGAAAACGAAGATGGTAGGTGGTGCAGAAATGTATCCTACCAAGAACATCATTGAAAACGCAGTGAACAGCAAGGACCATACGACACTGGTGGCCGCCGTTAAAGCTGCCGATCTGGTGGAAACACTTTCCAGCGAAGGACCATTCACCGTAATCGCACCGACCAACGCAGCATTCGATGCCCTACCTGCTGGTAACGTAGAAGGTTTGTTGAAGCCAGAAGCGAAGGCACAATTGCAGGGCGTATTGACGTACCATGTATTGGCAGGTACGTTCGACAGCAAAGCCGTTGCTGAAGCGATCAAGAAAGGCGGTGGAAAAGCAAGCATGAAAACTGTAGCCGGTGGCGAACTGATGCTCAGCATGAAAGGCAGTGACCTGATCGCGATGGACGCAAGCGGTAACAGCGCAAAGGTGACGATCGCTGATGTATACCAGAGCAACCGTGTGATCCATGTGATCGACGCCGTGTTGCTTCCGAAGATGTGA
- a CDS encoding DUF1801 domain-containing protein, producing the protein MIADLDTFYLAQAEPNKSCLLVLRKIILEQDEHVHETRKYGMPCFCYRKKMFCYLWTDKKTKEPYILFVEGKHLDHPALEQGDRSRMKILRIDPTADLPMVRITGILKNALDLYRNGVVKA; encoded by the coding sequence ATGATCGCGGACCTTGATACATTCTACTTGGCCCAGGCAGAACCAAATAAAAGCTGCTTGTTGGTGCTTCGGAAGATCATTCTTGAACAGGATGAACACGTTCACGAAACACGGAAATACGGCATGCCATGCTTCTGCTACCGCAAGAAAATGTTCTGCTATTTGTGGACGGACAAAAAGACCAAGGAACCCTACATTCTTTTCGTGGAAGGCAAACACTTGGACCATCCCGCATTGGAACAAGGCGATCGTTCACGGATGAAGATCCTGCGTATCGACCCTACTGCTGACCTACCGATGGTGAGGATCACGGGCATCTTGAAGAACGCGCTTGATCTCTATCGGAATGGGGTGGTTAAGGCGTGA
- the kbl gene encoding glycine C-acetyltransferase produces the protein MYGTIKDQLVNELAAIQEAGLYKKERIIRSKQNAEITVGSQKVLNFCANNYLGLSSHPEVVQAAHATLDDHGYGLSSVRFICGTQDIHKELEEKLSKFHSLDDTILYAACFDANGGVFEPLFSEQDAIISDSLNHASIIDGVRLSKAMRYRYANNDMADLEVQLRMARADGARNIIIVTDGVFSMDGIIADLKGVCDLADKYEALVMVDECHAAGFIGKTGRGSVEHCGVTGRVDIITGTLGKALGGAMGGYTSARKEIVELLRQRSRPYLFSNSLAPSIVGASIKVIDILTASTELRDRLEKNVDRFRSGIEALGFKTRGAGAAIVPVMLGDAKLSQVMADKLLDEGIYVIGFFYPVVPKDTARIRVQLSAAHTDEHIDKALAAFAKVGKELGVI, from the coding sequence ATGTACGGAACGATAAAGGACCAATTGGTCAATGAACTTGCGGCTATCCAAGAAGCCGGGCTATACAAAAAGGAACGCATTATCCGCAGCAAGCAGAATGCGGAGATCACGGTCGGTTCCCAGAAGGTGCTGAATTTCTGTGCCAACAATTACTTGGGCCTCTCGTCACACCCGGAGGTAGTGCAAGCGGCCCATGCCACGCTGGATGATCATGGTTATGGGCTGAGCAGTGTTCGGTTCATTTGCGGTACCCAGGACATCCACAAGGAGCTGGAGGAGAAATTGTCAAAGTTCCATTCGCTCGATGATACCATTCTCTATGCGGCTTGTTTCGACGCGAATGGAGGGGTCTTCGAACCGCTGTTCTCAGAACAGGACGCGATCATCAGTGACTCTCTGAACCATGCAAGCATCATCGATGGCGTGCGCTTGAGCAAAGCCATGCGGTACCGGTATGCCAATAACGATATGGCGGACCTTGAGGTCCAGTTGAGAATGGCCCGGGCAGATGGTGCTCGGAACATCATCATCGTTACCGACGGTGTCTTCAGCATGGATGGGATCATCGCTGACCTAAAAGGTGTCTGCGACCTGGCCGACAAGTATGAAGCGCTGGTGATGGTGGATGAATGCCACGCTGCAGGCTTTATTGGGAAAACGGGTAGAGGGAGCGTTGAGCATTGCGGTGTTACCGGACGCGTGGATATCATTACCGGTACATTGGGCAAAGCGCTCGGTGGTGCTATGGGTGGCTACACAAGTGCACGAAAAGAGATCGTTGAACTCCTGCGTCAACGTTCACGGCCTTACCTGTTCAGTAATTCATTGGCCCCCTCCATTGTAGGTGCTTCCATTAAAGTGATCGATATCCTTACGGCATCCACGGAATTGCGCGATCGTCTCGAAAAGAACGTGGATCGGTTCCGGAGCGGGATCGAAGCGCTCGGATTCAAGACACGCGGAGCCGGAGCGGCCATTGTACCCGTTATGCTAGGGGATGCCAAGCTCAGCCAGGTAATGGCGGATAAGCTGTTGGATGAAGGTATCTATGTGATCGGGTTCTTTTACCCTGTTGTACCGAAAGATACCGCACGCATTCGCGTTCAGCTGAGTGCAGCACATACCGATGAACACATCGATAAGGCTCTTGCAGCTTTCGCAAAAGTGGGTAAGGAGCTAGGCGTGATCTGA
- a CDS encoding DUF202 domain-containing protein: protein MAKFDIDRRVLQTFLLGDRDFTNNEDLILRDHLALVRTRLANERTLLSYIRSALYLLLGGIALLQLENYGDLYWVGNASLVMCVLFITIGFYRYHTLRRQLDRMYPNQISPKDPAEF, encoded by the coding sequence ATGGCAAAGTTCGATATCGACCGCCGGGTCCTACAAACGTTCTTGTTGGGGGATCGTGACTTCACGAACAACGAAGATCTGATACTACGCGATCACCTCGCGTTGGTGCGTACGAGGCTGGCCAACGAGCGCACATTGCTCAGTTACATCCGCTCTGCATTATACCTTCTTCTTGGTGGAATTGCCCTGCTACAGCTGGAGAATTATGGCGATCTCTATTGGGTAGGCAATGCTTCTTTGGTGATGTGTGTTCTCTTTATCACCATCGGCTTTTATCGCTACCATACTCTGCGCCGCCAGCTGGATCGCATGTACCCGAACCAGATCAGCCCAAAGGATCCGGCGGAATTTTGA
- a CDS encoding SLC13 family permease encodes MEIALVLGLLVGAIVLFSMERIGVDVVTGLLLIVLVLTGILSPTEAFEAFGSEFIVMLASIYVITAAVETSGVLDELAGRLSRSRPAKMVPLMLWLLPFTALFSAFMNNTTLTALLIPPVLALAKKSKLPASKILMAVAYASIVGGTCTVIGTSTNIVVSAYLKDHGIGTIRMFDFFNIGLVLVAVTVVYLLTVGRWLTPVREAPDEEQGGPVRSYTSEIRVLPESSLIGTPVGASELTASGFEILTVKRGSHQFFRTIGMRYQEGDLILVQGDLDMLLAVKDKAGIDIVADELLAENGFDEGLKLTEVLIPASSDLVGLTIKRSRFMERYGVAVAAMHRAGERLTSHLGQVKLRVGDVLLVQGTPEALRTLNEEHSLILLEEHTPDPKRVRKGYITIGLFLVAIALSATSLVPTAIAFMSAAIATVVLRITESVKAYASIDWRLIVLIGGMTAMGTAMVNSGADVFLSDGVMKLFAPLGVQGTLAGFMILTVLLTQPMSNAAAALVVLPIAISAATSLEVSPLTFGMAVMLSASISLITPFEPSCVLVYTPGRYRFLDFVRVGGPLTVLLLVVVFFMVQRQWPL; translated from the coding sequence ATGGAGATAGCTCTGGTGCTTGGCCTTTTAGTGGGAGCTATTGTCCTGTTCAGTATGGAACGTATAGGTGTGGACGTGGTCACGGGTCTACTGCTTATCGTACTTGTACTTACGGGCATACTCAGTCCAACCGAAGCGTTCGAGGCCTTCGGCTCCGAATTCATCGTTATGTTGGCCTCCATCTATGTGATCACCGCTGCGGTGGAAACCTCGGGCGTGCTTGATGAATTGGCAGGCCGTCTCAGTCGCTCACGTCCGGCGAAGATGGTGCCACTGATGCTGTGGCTCTTGCCTTTTACTGCACTGTTCAGTGCGTTCATGAACAACACTACCTTGACCGCACTGCTCATACCGCCAGTGCTGGCTTTGGCGAAGAAATCGAAACTGCCTGCGAGTAAGATCCTCATGGCGGTTGCTTACGCCAGCATCGTTGGGGGAACGTGTACCGTCATTGGCACGAGTACCAACATCGTGGTCTCCGCCTACCTGAAAGATCATGGTATTGGCACCATCCGTATGTTCGATTTCTTCAATATTGGTCTAGTGCTGGTTGCAGTGACCGTGGTTTACTTGCTTACGGTAGGCCGGTGGCTTACACCTGTTAGAGAAGCTCCGGACGAAGAACAGGGAGGTCCGGTGCGCAGCTACACCAGTGAGATACGTGTGCTGCCGGAAAGCAGTTTGATCGGCACGCCAGTGGGTGCTTCTGAACTCACGGCCAGTGGGTTCGAAATACTAACCGTGAAACGAGGTAGCCACCAGTTCTTCCGCACGATAGGCATGCGCTACCAAGAGGGAGATCTGATATTGGTACAAGGCGATCTGGATATGTTACTGGCGGTAAAGGATAAGGCAGGTATTGATATCGTGGCCGACGAGTTGTTGGCAGAGAACGGATTCGATGAAGGGTTGAAGTTGACCGAAGTATTGATCCCGGCGAGCTCGGATCTTGTGGGGCTTACCATTAAACGATCCCGTTTCATGGAGCGCTATGGGGTGGCAGTAGCTGCAATGCACCGCGCTGGAGAACGCCTGACCAGTCACCTTGGGCAGGTGAAACTGCGCGTGGGAGATGTACTGCTGGTGCAAGGCACCCCCGAAGCTTTGCGCACGTTGAATGAAGAGCACAGCTTGATCCTGCTGGAAGAACACACACCGGATCCGAAGCGCGTGCGTAAGGGGTATATCACCATCGGCCTCTTCTTAGTGGCGATTGCGCTGAGCGCGACCAGCCTTGTGCCGACGGCCATTGCATTCATGAGCGCTGCGATCGCTACCGTGGTATTGCGCATTACCGAAAGTGTGAAGGCCTATGCCAGTATTGACTGGCGATTGATCGTCCTGATCGGTGGCATGACGGCCATGGGCACCGCAATGGTGAACAGTGGAGCGGATGTATTCCTGAGCGATGGGGTAATGAAGCTATTTGCTCCGTTAGGTGTACAAGGCACCTTGGCGGGTTTCATGATCCTTACCGTGCTTCTTACTCAACCCATGAGCAATGCAGCAGCTGCTTTGGTGGTACTCCCGATCGCTATCAGTGCCGCAACATCCTTGGAGGTTTCTCCACTCACCTTTGGTATGGCCGTGATGCTCTCCGCGTCGATCTCACTGATCACGCCATTCGAGCCCTCGTGCGTGTTGGTGTATACTCCTGGACGTTACCGCTTTCTGGATTTCGTTCGCGTTGGCGGGCCGCTTACCGTGCTGCTGTTGGTAGTGGTTTTTTTCATGGTGCAACGTCAGTGGCCGCTATAG
- a CDS encoding T9SS type A sorting domain-containing protein — protein MKKTIHLLAILLLLSTSLVAQPIEPNWNYIRPTNTGLGGDYFRNIEVDQCGDKWTGGYLPFYSEGSVVRFDDSVFTAWSNFEGYIPNAQVFGIAFDQNNGIWVACNANVNFNEHGGVANYDGTSWTKWDMTNAPFPTDLMLAIAVDHTNNVWVTFYDFGQGLGGLGKYDGTTWTIYTPSNSGLPTIDLTDIDVDAQNNIWIASHAGLVKFDGINWTVFTQANSGIVFDEINDVEVDESTNKVYAVSTFSVDIYDGTNWSHINANNAPFGNIYMTEVDAKGATVMIGSVGGTAPSGVRIFSNGLWISHNTPGNITDVRIEDDETFWTCGNGFVEKYDGTSWTTYTSKNTGATSMLNNAVFVDSRNRIWLSSDLNGGINVFDCPKWEDYGPYNEDLWPAPIDYTGTGGGVTEDSYGDIWMAFNGLAGGVVQIPGGDVNDTAAWHLWDNANSGVSLQFLDVIGSDHTGNVYIGHDNNCSFSKFDHATDSWTEVSLYNAGDPVCVFGQGLNRIRVDVDNTVWFCGTYGLAKYDQTNITYYNANNSPLPQGNIADIAFDTQGNKWIATEQGLYKFDDVTWTLYDTSNTGLIANWITALLIDGTGTLWAGCEDGVLGDPAGLCSFDGTVWTPYTTANSGLQEKLIRQLEMDTLGNLLVLSQGKGAALFNPNGVQGYECIDRTLRTCIPTGVTELAEHDDPALTAFPNPFSNTTTLSFTLESAGSVSLTLYDVAGRVVKTIPLEKPTAGKQEIQLSLGELQGMNSGIFFVDLRTATHAYITKLIIQ, from the coding sequence ATGAAAAAGACGATCCACTTATTAGCGATCCTTCTACTGCTATCAACATCGCTCGTCGCGCAACCCATTGAGCCGAACTGGAACTACATCCGACCTACCAATACCGGCCTCGGTGGTGATTATTTCAGGAACATCGAAGTGGACCAATGCGGTGATAAATGGACAGGCGGATATCTTCCTTTTTACAGCGAAGGAAGTGTGGTCCGTTTTGACGATTCCGTATTCACGGCGTGGAGCAACTTTGAAGGATACATTCCGAACGCACAGGTCTTTGGCATTGCGTTCGATCAGAACAATGGCATTTGGGTAGCATGCAATGCGAACGTGAATTTCAACGAACACGGCGGAGTTGCGAATTATGACGGCACCTCATGGACAAAGTGGGACATGACCAATGCGCCATTTCCCACTGACCTGATGCTTGCCATTGCAGTTGATCACACCAATAATGTATGGGTCACGTTCTATGACTTCGGGCAAGGTCTTGGCGGTCTCGGAAAATACGATGGTACAACTTGGACCATCTATACGCCTTCCAATTCCGGTCTGCCTACAATTGACCTTACCGATATCGACGTGGATGCGCAGAATAACATTTGGATCGCCAGTCATGCAGGCTTGGTCAAATTCGACGGCATCAACTGGACCGTATTTACGCAAGCCAACTCCGGGATCGTCTTTGACGAGATCAATGATGTCGAGGTCGATGAAAGCACCAATAAAGTATACGCCGTCTCCACCTTTTCCGTAGACATTTACGACGGAACGAACTGGTCGCACATCAACGCCAACAATGCGCCATTCGGTAATATCTACATGACGGAAGTAGATGCGAAAGGAGCAACCGTGATGATCGGTTCCGTAGGTGGAACAGCGCCATCCGGAGTACGGATCTTCTCCAATGGTCTTTGGATATCGCACAATACACCCGGTAATATTACAGATGTCCGGATCGAGGATGATGAAACGTTCTGGACCTGCGGAAATGGTTTCGTGGAAAAGTATGATGGCACCAGTTGGACCACCTACACCAGTAAAAATACGGGAGCTACATCCATGCTCAACAATGCTGTTTTTGTAGATAGCAGGAACCGTATCTGGCTTTCCAGCGATCTGAATGGCGGCATCAACGTGTTCGACTGTCCAAAGTGGGAGGATTACGGACCGTATAACGAGGACCTATGGCCCGCGCCCATTGATTATACAGGCACCGGAGGCGGCGTAACCGAAGATAGTTATGGTGATATTTGGATGGCCTTCAACGGGCTCGCGGGTGGAGTAGTCCAGATCCCAGGGGGTGATGTGAACGACACTGCTGCATGGCATTTATGGGACAATGCGAATAGCGGTGTGTCCTTGCAATTTCTGGACGTGATCGGATCCGACCATACCGGCAACGTGTATATCGGGCACGATAACAATTGCAGTTTTTCAAAATTCGATCATGCAACGGATTCATGGACAGAGGTCAGTCTATACAATGCCGGAGATCCGGTCTGTGTTTTTGGCCAAGGCCTGAACAGGATCCGCGTTGATGTGGACAACACTGTGTGGTTCTGCGGTACGTACGGATTGGCCAAATATGATCAGACCAACATCACGTATTATAACGCCAACAATTCTCCACTACCACAGGGCAACATTGCGGATATAGCTTTTGATACGCAAGGAAATAAATGGATCGCTACCGAGCAAGGACTGTACAAATTCGATGACGTGACTTGGACACTATACGATACGAGCAACACCGGATTGATCGCCAACTGGATAACTGCATTGCTAATTGATGGTACGGGCACACTCTGGGCAGGCTGCGAAGACGGCGTTCTTGGTGATCCCGCCGGGCTTTGTTCGTTTGATGGAACAGTCTGGACACCATACACCACTGCGAATTCAGGATTGCAGGAAAAACTCATACGGCAATTGGAAATGGATACGCTTGGGAATCTCCTGGTGCTTTCCCAAGGGAAAGGCGCGGCCCTATTCAACCCCAATGGTGTACAAGGGTATGAGTGCATCGATAGAACGTTGCGAACTTGCATACCAACAGGTGTAACGGAATTGGCGGAGCATGATGATCCAGCGCTGACCGCTTTCCCGAATCCATTCTCGAACACGACCACACTTTCATTCACGTTGGAAAGCGCTGGATCCGTTTCACTAACGCTATATGACGTGGCGGGCAGGGTCGTAAAAACAATTCCCTTGGAAAAACCTACGGCCGGTAAACAAGAGATCCAACTTTCCTTGGGAGAGTTGCAGGGAATGAACTCAGGTATTTTCTTCGTCGACCTGAGAACGGCAACGCACGCTTACATAACAAAGCTCATCATTCAGTAA
- a CDS encoding AI-2E family transporter — protein sequence MNRTRDQILIALAVIALLYVGKALFIPLAYSLLLALVLYPMVARMERRGMNRILAITASLVVVVVLFSALIVLLVWQLNAFMAELPALRNGSPLVANAVDLLSRYVRDLSTTDMDHLDALLAMLPAGLANALLPALNAMFGMVFNLLIIPIIASLILLHRKRYVLVLTEIAGPTLRPVLPAVLQRSIHSFSKFITGTAKVYVIVGVLNSIGLLLLGVENAIFFGMLSALMTIIPYVGIIVSSLLPMAVVWIATGNMLYPAGVVLVYAVVQYLEANLIFPKIVGRQLNLNTLASIVIVLAGAVLWGVSGMILLLPYVAILKIVSAAIPSMRGINMLLGDEELGAEEDGGVGN from the coding sequence ATGAATAGGACCAGGGACCAGATCCTGATCGCGTTGGCCGTGATCGCCCTTTTGTACGTGGGCAAGGCATTGTTCATCCCCTTGGCCTACAGCTTGCTGCTTGCCTTGGTGCTCTACCCCATGGTAGCACGCATGGAACGGCGGGGCATGAACCGTATCCTCGCCATCACTGCAAGTCTGGTCGTGGTGGTGGTGCTCTTTTCCGCACTCATCGTCCTGCTCGTTTGGCAATTGAATGCGTTCATGGCCGAACTGCCCGCCTTGCGCAACGGATCGCCACTGGTGGCCAATGCGGTGGACCTCCTCAGCCGGTACGTTCGGGATCTTTCCACCACCGACATGGATCACTTGGATGCCCTCTTGGCCATGCTCCCCGCAGGACTTGCCAACGCATTGCTACCGGCACTGAACGCCATGTTCGGCATGGTCTTCAACCTGCTCATCATACCCATCATCGCCTCTCTGATCCTGCTCCACCGCAAGCGCTATGTGCTGGTGCTCACGGAGATCGCGGGGCCCACGTTGCGGCCCGTGCTACCCGCCGTGCTGCAACGCAGCATCCACAGTTTCTCGAAGTTCATTACCGGCACCGCCAAAGTCTATGTGATCGTGGGGGTGCTGAACAGCATCGGGCTCCTGCTCTTGGGTGTGGAGAATGCCATCTTTTTCGGTATGCTTTCCGCGCTGATGACGATCATCCCCTACGTGGGCATCATCGTAAGTTCCCTGCTGCCGATGGCCGTGGTGTGGATCGCGACCGGGAACATGCTGTACCCTGCCGGCGTGGTGCTGGTCTATGCAGTGGTACAGTACTTGGAAGCGAACCTCATCTTTCCGAAAATAGTCGGCCGGCAGCTCAACCTCAACACCCTTGCCTCCATCGTCATCGTGCTGGCCGGGGCCGTGCTCTGGGGCGTTTCGGGCATGATCCTCCTGCTCCCCTACGTCGCCATCCTGAAGATCGTTAGCGCAGCGATCCCCTCCATGCGTGGGATCAACATGTTGTTGGGGGATGAGGAATTGGGGGCAGAGGAGGATGGTGGGGTGGGGAATTGA